In Bacteroidota bacterium, one genomic interval encodes:
- a CDS encoding thiamine pyrophosphate-dependent enzyme, whose translation MDLKDIIKPENLVYTKTKNMTDKELSYCPGCGHGTAHRITMEVVEELDITEKTIGVAPVGCSVLAYEFMNIDMQQAAHGRAPAVATALSRVLPEKVIFTYQGDGDLAAIGTSETIHACNRGENIVIIFVNNGIYGMTGGQMAPTTLMGMKSSTSPYGRTSELNGNPLKMTELVAQLEGTYNVSRHAVHTANHVRKAKKAIKQAFKDAMDKKGTQFVEIVSNCNSGWKMTPVKSNEWMVDNMFPYYPLGQIKKNGVIVNNQN comes from the coding sequence ATGGACTTAAAAGATATAATAAAACCTGAAAATTTGGTTTATACAAAAACCAAAAACATGACCGACAAGGAGTTGTCTTATTGTCCCGGTTGTGGTCATGGTACGGCTCATAGAATCACAATGGAAGTTGTTGAAGAGCTTGACATCACAGAAAAAACCATCGGAGTAGCTCCGGTTGGCTGCTCTGTTTTGGCATACGAATTTATGAATATCGATATGCAACAGGCTGCACACGGTAGAGCCCCTGCCGTGGCAACAGCGCTATCAAGAGTTTTACCCGAAAAAGTAATCTTTACTTATCAGGGCGATGGCGACCTTGCTGCGATTGGTACTTCCGAAACTATTCACGCATGTAACCGTGGTGAAAATATCGTTATAATATTCGTTAATAACGGAATCTATGGTATGACAGGAGGACAAATGGCTCCCACTACCCTAATGGGTATGAAGTCGTCTACTTCGCCATACGGACGTACTTCAGAGCTAAATGGAAATCCTTTAAAAATGACCGAACTGGTTGCTCAGCTCGAAGGTACATATAATGTTTCCCGCCATGCAGTTCATACTGCAAATCACGTACGCAAAGCCAAGAAAGCAATTAAACAGGCTTTTAAAGATGCGATGGATAAAAAAGGGACTCAGTTTGTTGAAATCGTATCAAACTGTAATTCGGGATGGAAAATGACTCCGGTAAAATCTAACGAATGGATGGTCGACAATATGTTCCCGTATTATCCATTGGGGCAGATTAAGAAAAACGGTGTAATCGTAAATAATCAAAACTAG
- a CDS encoding 2-oxoacid:acceptor oxidoreductase family protein produces the protein MTEEIIIAGFGGQGVLSMGKILAYSGIMQDQEVSWMPSYGPEMRGGTANVTVIVSDERISSPILHEFDTAIILNQQSLDKFEKEVKPGGVLLYDPNGIVNPPTRTDINIYTIEGAKLAKNMGNPKIFNMIVFGAFLKIKPVVKVENVVLGLKKSLNVRYHHLIPLNEDAIEMGQNNVEAVFAVQH, from the coding sequence ATGACAGAAGAAATAATTATAGCTGGTTTTGGTGGACAGGGAGTTTTATCGATGGGAAAAATATTGGCATACTCCGGAATTATGCAGGATCAGGAAGTGAGCTGGATGCCGTCATACGGTCCTGAAATGCGTGGAGGTACGGCAAATGTTACCGTTATAGTAAGCGATGAGAGAATTTCATCACCAATACTTCACGAGTTTGACACTGCTATCATACTCAACCAACAGTCGTTGGATAAATTCGAGAAAGAAGTTAAACCGGGTGGTGTTCTCCTTTACGACCCTAACGGTATAGTAAATCCGCCAACCAGAACAGATATAAATATTTATACTATCGAAGGTGCCAAACTGGCTAAAAATATGGGAAATCCAAAAATTTTCAACATGATTGTTTTTGGTGCTTTCCTAAAAATAAAGCCCGTTGTAAAAGTTGAAAATGTTGTTTTGGGATTGAAAAAATCCCTAAACGTACGTTATCATCACCTAATCCCGTTAAACGAAGATGCCATAGAAATGGGGCAGAACAATGTTGAAGCAGTATTTGCCGTTCAACACTAA
- a CDS encoding outer membrane lipoprotein-sorting protein: protein MKILKTLALTLLIGFSQTISAQTADEIIDNYWETVGGKENWAKVEGTLTKAKTMGQGMEIPLEIISMKDGKTMVTFTFQGKEVKSQVFDGEVLWGHNMMTMEAEKQNEEQTKIMKDETLDFPNAFIDYKSKGYKVELIGKETVEGTSCFKIKITKKPVIIDGKEVENASFYYFDDENFVPIVVEKEILTGQMKGQSFQTVLSDYQEVEGLYFPYSSTQKLKGTPQGQTITIESIELNPKVEASLFAFPKKEAASTGTAKP, encoded by the coding sequence ATGAAAATTTTAAAAACACTTGCATTGACTTTGCTTATTGGCTTTAGCCAGACAATTTCTGCACAAACTGCTGATGAAATAATCGACAACTACTGGGAAACGGTAGGCGGTAAAGAAAACTGGGCCAAGGTTGAAGGTACATTAACTAAAGCCAAAACCATGGGACAGGGAATGGAAATACCCCTGGAGATCATTTCGATGAAAGACGGAAAAACTATGGTTACTTTTACATTTCAGGGAAAAGAAGTGAAATCTCAGGTATTCGACGGTGAAGTTCTTTGGGGGCATAACATGATGACCATGGAAGCCGAAAAACAAAATGAAGAGCAAACTAAAATTATGAAGGATGAAACCTTAGATTTTCCAAATGCCTTTATCGACTATAAAAGTAAAGGTTACAAAGTTGAATTGATAGGCAAAGAAACTGTTGAAGGTACAAGTTGTTTCAAAATAAAAATCACAAAAAAACCGGTAATAATCGATGGTAAAGAAGTAGAAAATGCAAGCTTCTATTATTTCGACGATGAAAACTTTGTACCAATTGTTGTAGAAAAAGAAATTCTTACGGGGCAGATGAAAGGCCAGTCTTTCCAAACCGTACTTAGCGACTATCAGGAAGTAGAAGGATTATACTTTCCTTACTCTTCAACCCAAAAACTTAAAGGAACTCCTCAGGGCCAGACTATAACAATCGAATCTATAGAATTAAATCCAAAAGTGGAAGCTTCATTATTTGCTTTCCCCAAAAAAGAAGCAGCGTCAACAGGTACTGCTAAGCCATAA